A DNA window from Hoplias malabaricus isolate fHopMal1 chromosome 5, fHopMal1.hap1, whole genome shotgun sequence contains the following coding sequences:
- the agtrap gene encoding type-1 angiotensin II receptor-associated protein — translation MEIPAINLKAIVLVHWLLTIWACICWQLPSYYLGNFSMLAVGVWAIAQRDSIDAVLMFLIGMTVTILTDIVHFGIFYAALDRQYGMGSLVRFSSGMAILSLILKPLSCFFVYQMYRERGGDYNINFGFPTVTRDRNNYQSIDQPNQPTPGKAFSQPEEPKPAARAY, via the exons ATGGAGATCCCAGCCATTAATCTCAAG GCCATTGTGCTGGTTCACTGGTTGCTGACCATCTG GGCTTGCATTTGCTGGCAGCTTCCCTCTTACTACTTGGGAAATTTCAGCATGTTGGCTGTGGGTGTGTGGGCCATTGCTCAGAGAGACTCAATAGATGCTGTATTAATG TTCCTGATTGGGATGACTGTGACCATACTGACGGACATTGTTCACTTTGGAATCTTTTATGCTGCACTTGATAGGCAGTACGGCATGGGTTCATTGGTCCGCTTCAGTTCTGGCATGGCCATCCTCAGCCTCATCCTCAAGCCTCTGTCCTGTTTCTTCGTCTATCAGATGTACCGCGAGAGAGGAGGAGACTACAACATTAACTTTG gCTTTCCCACAGTGACCAGGGACAGAAATAACTACCAGTCCATTGACCAGCCGAACCAGCCCACTCCGGGCAAAGCATTCAGTCAACCAGAGGAGCCGAAGCCTGCGGCTCGTGCTTACTGA